Proteins encoded within one genomic window of Pseudalkalibacillus sp. SCS-8:
- the egtB gene encoding ergothioneine biosynthesis protein EgtB yields the protein MSMINQQSTNLTQQFKQIREFTEEIVSPLETEDFVIQSIPDVSPPKWHLAHTTWFFETFILVPYKEGFTRYNATYDYLFNSYYETHGTPYPRHARGLLSRPSVDEIFKYRNYINEHMTELLEGCSQETYRQIQPILEIGLHHELQHQELLITDIKYNFSINPLKPIYQEFEQDDDNAMDVPGLEWITFNGGVVETGSSSEGFSFDNERPVHKSYLNDYAIANRPVTNDEFLSFIEDGGYEKPEYWLSEGWSAVKEQNWKAPLYWEKRDGEWYTFTMHGMKKVSENEPVTHISFFEADAFARWAGYRLPTETEWEHAMRDVQIMGNFADQNRYHPSPNYERKGHPSIVKAFGDNWEWTSSPYAPYPQSKPLEGTLGEYNAKFMCNQMVLRGGSCATHSTHIRLTYRNFFHPEKRWQFSGLRLAKDL from the coding sequence ATGTCAATGATCAACCAACAATCTACAAACCTCACTCAACAGTTCAAACAAATTCGGGAATTTACAGAAGAGATCGTGTCTCCACTTGAAACTGAAGACTTTGTCATTCAATCAATACCTGACGTAAGTCCGCCCAAATGGCATCTTGCCCATACGACCTGGTTCTTCGAAACGTTCATACTTGTCCCCTATAAAGAGGGATTTACAAGGTACAATGCTACATACGATTATTTATTCAATTCCTATTATGAAACACATGGAACACCTTATCCGAGGCATGCCAGGGGGTTGTTATCCAGACCTTCGGTAGATGAAATTTTCAAATACCGGAATTACATCAATGAACATATGACCGAGCTATTGGAAGGATGCAGTCAAGAAACGTATAGACAAATTCAACCGATCCTTGAAATAGGACTCCACCATGAACTGCAGCATCAAGAATTATTAATTACAGACATCAAATACAATTTCTCTATCAATCCATTGAAACCGATTTACCAAGAATTTGAACAGGATGATGACAACGCAATGGATGTTCCAGGTTTAGAATGGATCACTTTTAACGGAGGAGTTGTTGAAACAGGCAGTTCATCAGAGGGTTTTTCATTCGATAACGAACGGCCTGTGCATAAGTCCTATCTGAATGACTATGCAATTGCCAATCGGCCTGTAACGAATGACGAATTTCTATCCTTTATAGAGGACGGAGGGTATGAAAAGCCTGAGTACTGGTTGTCTGAAGGCTGGTCAGCTGTTAAAGAACAGAATTGGAAGGCTCCTTTATATTGGGAGAAACGAGATGGTGAGTGGTATACCTTTACCATGCATGGCATGAAAAAAGTAAGTGAAAATGAACCAGTCACTCATATCAGTTTTTTTGAAGCGGATGCATTCGCTCGATGGGCCGGTTATCGGCTTCCGACTGAAACAGAATGGGAACATGCAATGAGAGATGTTCAGATAATGGGCAATTTTGCTGATCAAAACCGTTATCATCCTTCTCCCAATTATGAAAGAAAAGGACATCCATCAATTGTCAAAGCCTTCGGGGATAACTGGGAATGGACCTCAAGCCCTTATGCGCCATATCCACAGTCCAAACCACTAGAAGGGACGTTAGGTGAATATAACGCGAAATTCATGTGCAATCAAATGGTCCTTCGTGGCGGTTCATGTGCAACCCACTCCACACATATCCGATTAACTTACCGGAATTTTTTCCACCCGGAAAAGAGATGGCAATTCAGCGGTTTACGCTTAGCGAAAGATCTTTAA
- a CDS encoding S8 family peptidase, giving the protein MADLQLFPTPMIHTHSYRKEIPYGVRMIHANRMWELGFKGKGVVVAVLDTGCQPDHPDLRGRIIGGRNFTSDHGGDPRNYSDNHFHGTHVAGTIAANLNGFGVAGVAPEASLLILKVIHGSGASSYDSLIRGINYAINWRGPNRERVRVISMSLGGPVDDPRLHAAIKRAVSKNILTVCAAGNLGDGQAYSFERTYPGFYPEVVCVGAVTEDCTPAAFNNTNDGIDLVAPGVNIASTYVGGKYAKTSGTSMATPHVSGAAALLIQGYETQLRRRLTEREIYNLLINNTQRLDFDRSSVGKGLLDLSKGIKGKH; this is encoded by the coding sequence ATGGCAGACCTACAATTGTTTCCCACTCCAATGATCCACACACATAGTTACCGCAAAGAGATTCCTTATGGCGTCCGCATGATTCATGCAAATCGAATGTGGGAACTAGGGTTTAAAGGGAAAGGGGTAGTCGTTGCAGTGTTGGATACGGGGTGTCAACCAGACCATCCAGACCTTCGTGGCAGAATCATAGGTGGACGGAATTTCACCTCTGATCACGGTGGAGATCCTCGAAACTATTCAGATAATCACTTCCATGGTACTCATGTTGCTGGTACGATTGCAGCGAATCTGAATGGATTCGGGGTAGCAGGTGTAGCTCCAGAAGCAAGCTTGCTCATCTTGAAGGTGATTCATGGTAGTGGAGCAAGTTCTTACGATAGTCTAATCCGTGGAATCAATTATGCAATTAACTGGCGAGGACCCAATCGAGAAAGGGTTCGCGTAATATCTATGTCTCTAGGAGGACCAGTCGATGATCCAAGGTTACATGCCGCTATAAAACGAGCAGTCTCAAAAAATATTCTTACTGTATGTGCTGCAGGAAACCTTGGGGATGGACAGGCATATTCATTTGAGAGGACATATCCAGGATTCTATCCGGAAGTCGTTTGTGTCGGAGCTGTAACGGAGGATTGTACACCTGCTGCTTTCAACAATACAAATGATGGAATTGACCTGGTCGCTCCAGGGGTAAACATTGCTTCTACTTACGTTGGTGGAAAATATGCCAAAACATCCGGTACTTCAATGGCCACCCCGCATGTGTCCGGTGCAGCCGCACTTTTGATACAGGGATATGAAACTCAGTTGAGGAGAAGGTTGACCGAAAGGGAAATCTATAACTTACTTATCAATAACACA